GATCACCATGCCGGGGAAGGCATTGCGCAGGCACTTCCTCACCAGGTCGCGGATGAACGGGGCATCGTCCACGACCAGCACATTCACTTTACTCATCGATATTCCTCTTGAATCCCGGCTAGCATACCGCCGACTGATGGCCATTTGCCAAACCACTGGTCACGCCGGGACTTCTCACACGGTTCGCGGGTGCCTGCTGGTGCTCGACCGCAAACGAAAACGCCCGGCGGTTGCCGGGCGTTCATGCTCGGGAGCAATCCTATTTATCGTCCGGTTCAGCCGGAACATTAGCGATTTCGCCCTCATCGAACGCTTCGCCCTGCACCTCGGCCTTCATGCGCTTGAGGCCCATGTGGCGCACGTCGGTGCCGCGCACCAGGTAGATCACCAGCTCCGAGATATTGCGCGCGTGATCGCCGATGCGCTCCAGCGAACGCAGGGCCCAGATCACGCTGAGCACGCGGGAGATCGAGCGTGGGTCTTCCATCATGTAGGTGACCAGCTCGCGCAGCGCGGTCTTGTATTCACGGTCGATGGTCTTGTCGTACTGCGCCACCGACAGCGCCAGGTCGGCATCGAAACGGGCGAAGGCGTCCAGCGCGTCGCGAACCATGTTGCGCACCTGGTCGCCGATGTGGCGCACTTCGACGTAGCCGCGCGGCGACTCGCCTTCCTCGCACAGCTGGATGGCGCGGCGGGCGATCTTGGTCGACTCGTCGCCGATGCGCTCCAGGTCGATCACCGACTTGGAGATGCTGATGATCAGGCGCAGGTCGGAGGCCGCCGGCTGGCGACGGGCGAGGATGCGCACGCACTCCTCGTCGATGTTGCGCTCCATCTGGTTGATCTGCTCATCGACCTCGCGCACTTGCTGGGCCAGGCCCGAGTCGGCCTCGATCAGCGCGGTGACGGCGTCGTTCACCTGTTTCTCGACCAGGCCGCCCATGGCCAGCAGGTGGCTGCGCACCTCCTCGAGTTCGGCGTTGAACTGCTGGGAGATGTGGTGGGTAAGGCTTTCTTTGTTGATCATCGTTTCGCTCCGCGAAGCAGCTGCAAGCTTCTAGTCGTTCGTATCGTTCCCTGGCAAGAAGAATCCATTGTGGGAGCCTGCCCCCACGGGTCGCCCCCTAGCCATAGCGACCGGTGATGTAGTCTTCGGTCTGCTTTTTCGCCGGGTTGGTGAACAGGGTGTCGGTGTCACCGAATTCGACCAGTTTGCCCATGTACATGAACGCGGTGTAGTCCGAAACGCGGGCTGCCTGCTGCATGTTGTGGGTCACGATGACGATGGTGTACTTGGATTTCAGTTCGTAGATCAGCTCCTCGACCTTCAGGGTCGAGATCGGGTCCAGCGCCGAGCACGGTTCGTCGAGCAGCAGCACTTCAGGCTCCACGGCGATGGTGCGGGCAATCACCAGACGCTGCTGCTGACCACCGGACAGGCCCAGGGCCGAGTCGTGCAGGCGATCCTTGACCTCATCCCACAGCGCCGCGCCCTTCAGCGCCCACTCGACGGCTTCGTCGAGCACACGCTTCTTGTTGATGCCCTGGATGCGCAAGCCATAGACCACGTTCTCGTAAATGGTCTTGGGGAACGGGTTGGGCTTCTGGAACACCATGCCCACGCGACGGCGCAGCTCGGCCACGTCCTCGCCCTTGCGGTAGATGTTGCTGCCATACAGGTTGATGGCGCCTTCCACGCGGCAGCCGTCGACCAGGTCGTTCATGCGGTTGAACGTCCGCAGCAGGGTGGACTTGCCGCAGCCGGACGGACCGATGAAGGCTGTCACGCGCTGCTTGGGGATGTTCATGCTGACGTCGAACAGCGCTTGCTTGTCGCCGTAGAACAGGGACAGCCCGGGAACTTCGATGGCCACGGTCTCTTCGGCCAGGCGCAGGCTCTGCTTGTCGCGGCCCAGGGCCGACATGTCGATGCCGTGGGCGTGGGATTCATGCTGCATGGTCAACTCCATACGCTATCAATTCGTTTCAAAGGGCCGCCCGCTGTTCGGGCGGCACGCTTGCAATCAGGATCAGTGGTCGAGGGCCTTGTACTTCTCGCGCAGGTGGTTACGGATCCACACCGCCGAGAGGTTGAGGGTGGCGATCACCAGCACCAGCAACAGCGCGGTGGCGTACACCAGCGGCCGCGCGGCCTCGACGTTGGGGCTCTGGAAGCCGACGTCGTAGATGTGGAAGCCCAGGTGCATGATCTTCTGGTCCAGGTGCAGGTACGGATAGTTGCCGTCCACCGGCAGCGACGGCGCCAGCTTCACCACACCCACCAGCATCAGCGGGGCCACCTCACCGGCGGCGCGGGCCACGGCGAGGATCATGCCGGTCATCATGGCCGGGCTGGCCATCGGCAGGACGATCTTCCACAGGGTCTCGGCCTTGGTCGCGCCCAGGGCCAGCGAGCCCTCGCGCACGGTGCGCGGAATTCGCGCCAGGCCTTCCTCGGTGGCCACGATCACCACCGGTACCGCCAGCAGCGCCAGGGTCAGCGAGGCCCACAGCAGGCCGGGGGTGCCGAGGGTCGGCGCCGGCAGCGACTCTGGGAAGAACAGCCGGTCGATCGAGCCGCCCAGCACGTAGACGAAGAAGCCCAGGCCGAACACGCCATAGACGATCGCCGGAACGCCGGCCAGGTTGTTCACCGCGATGCGGATCAACCGGGTCACCGGGCCCTGCTTGGCATACTCGCGCAGGTAGACCGCGGCCAGCACGCCGAACGGGGTGACGATCACGGCCATGATCAGGGTCATCATCACGGTGCCGAAGATGGCCGGGAAGATCCCCCCCTCGGTGTTGGCCTCACGCGGGTCGTCGCTGAGGAACTCCCACACCTTGGCGAAGTAGGCCCCCATCTTGGTCAGGCCGGACATGGCGTTCGGCTGGATGGCGTGGACCACCTTGCTCAGGTTGATCTCCACCTCGCGACCATTGCCGTCGCGGGCGACCAGGCTGTCGCGGGCAAAGGCCTGGTGCAGGCCGGTCAGGCGCTCCTCGATGGCCTTGTAACGGTTGTTCAGCTCGGCACGTTCAGCGTCCATGTCGGCCTGGGCGGCGGCGTCCAGCTTGCCGTCCAGTTCCAGCTTGCGGCCGTGCAGGCGCAGGCGCTCGAGGCCATGGTTGATGGCGCCGATATCCTTCTTCTCCAGCTTCACCAGCTGGTCGTTGAGCTCGCTGGCGCGCTGGAGGCGGGCCTGCAGCTCGTTCCAGGCCTCGGGGCCCTGGGCGACCACGCGCCCCTCTTCCTTGACGCTGACCAGGTAACCGTAGAAGTTGCCCCACTCACGGCGTTCCAGGGCGATCAGGTCGGCAGGCTTTTGCTGGTCCACCAGCCACTCGCCGACCACCCAGGTGAAGTCACTGCCGTTGAGGTCGCGGTTACCGACCTTGATCAGCTCTCGGGTCATGAACTCCGGGCCCTGCTCGGGCACCGGCAGGCCGGCGCCCTTGAGGCGTTCGCGCGGTACTTCTTCTTTCTGCACCACTTCACCGATGACCACGTGGTCGGCCTGGCCCGGCACCTTGTAGGTGGCCTGGACCAGGTCGGCCGGCCAGAAGTGGCCCAGGCCGCGCACGGCGATCACGGCCAGCAGGCCGACGGTCATGATGACCGCCATGGCGACCGCGCCACCACTGATCCAGACGCCGGGGGCGCCGCTCTTGAACCAGCCTTTGAGGGAATCCTTTTTCACGGATCTCTACCTTTCTATCAAAGCGACGAGTATTTCTTGCGCAGGCGCTGGCGAATCAGCTCGGCCAGGGTGTTCATCACGAAGGTGAACAGCAGCAGCACGAGGGCAGCGAGGAACAGCACACGATAGTGGCTGCCGCCGACTTCCGATTCGGGCATTTCCACGGCCACGTTGGCGGCCAGGGTGCGCATGCCCTCGAACAGGTTCATCTCCATCACCGGCGTGTTGCCGGTGGCCATCAGCACGATCATGGTCTCGCCCACCGCACGGCCCATGCCGATCATCAGCGCCGAGAAGATGCCCGGGCTGGCGGTGAGGATGACCACGCGGGTCAGGGTCTGCCACGGCGTGGCGCCCAGCGCCAGCGAACCCAGGGTCAGGCTGCGCGGCACGCTGAACACGGCGTCTTCGGCGATGGAATAGATGTTCGGGATGACCGCGAAGCCCATGGCGATACCGACCACCAAGGCGTTGCGCTGGTCGTAGGTGATGCCCAGGTCGTTGCTGATCCACAGGCGCATGTCGCCCTTGAAGAACCAGCTCTCGAGGAACGGGCTCATGTACAGGGCGAACCAACCGATCACCAGGATCACCGGGATCAGGATCGCCGCTTCCCAGCCATCAGGGATGCGCAGGCGGATCGACTCAGGCAGGCGGCTCCAGCTGAAGCCGGCGAGCAGGATGCCGATCGGCATGATCACGAACAGGCTGAACACGCCCGGCAGGTGGCCTTCCAGGTACGGCGCGAGGAACAGGCCGGCGAAGAAGCCGAGGATCACCGTCGGCATCGCTTCCATCAGCTCGATCACCGGCTTTACCTTGCGGCGCATGCCCGGGGCCATGAAGTAGGCAGTGTAGATGGCGGCGGCAATCGCCAGCGGCGCGGCCAGGATCATCGCGTAGAACGCGGCCTTGAGCGTGCCGAAGGTCAGCGGCGACAGACTCAGCTTGGGCTCGAAGTCGGTGTTCGAGGCGGTCGACTGCCAGACGTATTTAGGCTCGTCGTAGTTCTCGTACCAGACCTTGCCCCACAGCGCGCTGAAGGAGATCTCCGGGTGCGGGTTGCGCAGGCTCAGCGGGAGCAGCTTGCCGCCTTGCTCGATGATGATGCGGTTGGCGCGTGGCGACAGGGCCAGCACGCCCGCGCCTTCGGCGACCGGCTCGACCAGCAGGGTGCGGTGTGCGGTGCTGTGGAACACGCCCAATTTGCCTTCGCTGTCCAGGGCGATGAAGCCCTTGCGGCGCTCTTCGGCGTCGATCTGCACCACCGGGGCCTTGCCCAACTGGAAGCTGCGGATCAGCTTGAGGCGCGACTCGCCATCCGGGTCGCGGGCCATGAACCACTGGCTCAGGCCGCCCTTGGAGTCACCGAAGATCAGCGAGATGCCGCCGACCAACTGGGCGGTCGCGGTGATTTCGGCGTTGCCGTCTTCCAGCAGCTTGTAGCGGCCATTGAGGCTCTTGTCGCGCAGGCTGAACACGTCGGCGGTGGCACGGCCGTTGACCACGTACAACCACTGCTGGCGCGGGTCGATGAAAATATTCTTCACCACCTCGGTCATCTGCGGCAGTTCGATGCGGCTCTGCTCGATGGTGACCTCGTCGGTCATCATGTTCTCGGTGCGCGACAGTTCGATCACCTGCAGGTGCGCGCCGGTGGAGCCGGCCAGCAGCAACGTGTCGCCACTGACGTTGACGCTCACGTGTTCCAGTGCGCGGCCCTGGTCATCCAGGGTGAACAGGTCCTGACCATAGGGGTAGTCGATACCCGGGTCGATGGTCTTCTTGTTGTCCGGATAGGTGATCTTGTAGGTGTGGTGGAACACCAGCGCCTGGCCGTTGGACAGGCCCAGCACCACCAGCGGACTGCCGGGCTGGTCGGTGCTGATCGAGCTGACCTGGGCGCCCGCGGGCAGCGGCAGGTCGACGCGCTTCAATTCGTTACCCGTCTTGGTGTCGAAGAACAGCGCCTGGCCCTTGTCGGAAACACGCATGCCCACGAGGTTCTGCTCCTCGAGGGCGATCATCAGGGGTTTGCCGGCGTCCTGCTGCAGCCAGGTCGGCTCCAAGGCCTTTTTGCTGGTCAACTCGGCGCCCTGGAACAGCGGCAGCACCACGTAGGCCAGGTAGAAGAAGATCAGCGTGATCGCTGCCAGCACGGCAAGGCCGCCCACCAGGACGTACCAGCGGGTCAGACGGTCCTTGAGGGCGCGCAGGCGGCGCTTGCGTTGCAACTCGGGCGTATTGAAATCAATGCGCACGGGAGGAGAATTTTGGGTCATTGTGGAGTTGGCCAGATCATTCATGCGCACACCCTAGCGGTCCCGTATGACAAAAACATGACAGTGCAGTGACGCAAAAAAGCCCGCCGCTCAGGAGCCCTGGCTTCGGACTAGGGAATTCGTGGGAGAGGCCGGCATTGTTGGCACCGGCCTCGTCCTCAGTTACTTACTTCTTTGCAACGTTACCCGCGTGGGACAGGCCCAAGTCGGCCAGGGTCTTGTCGACCACCTTGGCTGGCAGCGGGATGTAACCGTCCTTCACGACAACTTGCTGGCCGGCCTGCGACAGCACCAGCTTGACGAACTCGGCTTCCAGCGGGGCCAGAGGCTTGTTCGGCGCCTTGTTGACGTAGACGTACAGGAAGCGCGACAGCGGGTAGGTACCGTTCAGGGCGTTGGCTTCGTTGTCTTCGACGAAGGCGCCCCCTTCTTTCTTGGCCAGGGCCACGGTCTTGACGCTGGCGGTCTTGTAGCCGATGCCCGAGTAGCCGATGCCGTTCAGCGAGGAGCTGATCGACTGCACGACCGAGGCCGAGCCAGGCTGCTCGTTGACGTTAGGCTTGAAGTCGCCTTTGCACAGGGCTTCTTCCTTGAAGTAGCCGTAGGTGCCCGATACCGAGTTGCGGCCGAACAGCTGGATCGGCTTGTTGGCCAGGTCGCCGGTCACGCCGACGTCACCCCAGGTCTTGATCTCGCTCTTGCCACCGCACAGGCGGGTGGAGGAGAAGATGGCGTCGACCTGGGCCATGGTCAGGCCCTTGATCGGGTTGTCCTTGTGCACGAACACGGCCAGGGCGTCGACGGCGACCGGGATGGCGGTCGGCTTGTAGCCGTACTTCTGCTCGAAGGCCTGCAGCTCGACGTCCTTCATCTTGCGGCTCATCGGGCCCAGGTTGGCGGTGCCTTCGGTCAGCGCGGGTGGCGCGGTGGAGGAGCCGGCGGCCTGGATCTGGATGTTTACGTTCGGATATTCCTTCTTGTAGGCCTCGGCCCACAGGGTCATCAGGTTCGCGAGGGTGTCGGAACCGACGCTGGAGAGGTTGCCCGATACACCGGTGGTCTTGGTGTAGGTCGGGATTGCAGGATCGACAGCGGCGACCGCATTGGCGGCAGCGACGCCAGCGGCGGCAAAGGTCAGGGCCGCCATCAAACGCTTCAGTTTCATGCCTTGCTCCTAGCAGGAATATCGTGGGTTGTGAGATGGAACGGGCCCAAGTATCTGCAGGCCGCATGAACACTCTATGACTTGAATATGACAATTGGATGAAAGGCCATCACCGGGAACCGGGATGGCCTTTACAGGATGTTGCAGAGGGGGAACTTAGAGCGGGTGTCAGCGTTTGCGAGCCAGCAAATAGGTGCCCACCAGCAGACCAACGGCACACAGGCACGCCACGTAGTAGGCTGGCGCCATCGGGCTGAACTTGAGCAGCGCGGTTACCACCATCGGCGTCAACCCGCCAAAGATCGCGTAGGCCAGGTTGTAGGAGAACGACAGGCCGCTGAAGCGCACCACCGGCGGAAACGCCTTGACCATCACGTACGGCACGGCACCGACGATGCCCACGCACAGACCGGTCAGGGCGTACAGCGGGAACAGCAGGTCTGGGCGGGTCGGCAGGCTGTGGTAGAAGGCCCAGGACGACGCCAGAAGCGCCAGGCTGCCGACGATGAACACGCGCCCAGCGCCGAAGCGGTCGGCCAGACTGCCAGCCCCGATGCAGCCCAGGCTGAGCAGCACGATGGCCAGGCTGTTGGCCTTGAGCGAATCCGTTGGGCTCAGGTGATAGAGGCTTTGCAGCAATGCCGGAGTCATGAGGATGATCACCACGATGCCGGCCGACAGCAGCCAGGTGAGCAACATCGACAGGATGATCGCGCCGCGGTGGTCGCGCAGCACCGCGCGCAGCGGCAGTTCCTCGGCCAGGGCCTTTCGCGCCTGCATCTCGGCAAACACAGGGGTCTCATGCAGCCAGCGGCGCAGGTAGACCGCGAAGAAGCCGAACACCCCGCCCAGGAGGAACGGAATACGCCAGGCGTAGTCCGCCACTTCCTCGGGGGTATAGAGCGTGTTGATCAGCGTCGCCACCAGCGAGCCGAGCAGGATGCCCGAGGTCAGGCCCGCGGTCAGGGTGCCGCAGGCATAGCCGGTGTTGCGCGCCGGCACGTGCTCGGAGACGAACACCCAGGCGCCCGGCACCTCGCCGCCGATGGCCGCGCCCTGGATCACCCGCATCAACAGCAGCAGGATCGGCGCCCACAGGCCGATCTGCGCATAGGTGGGCAGCAGGCCCATCACCAGGGTCGGCACGGCCATCAGGAAGATGCTCAGGGTGAACATCTTCTTGCGCCCGAGCAGGTCGCCGAAGTGGGCCATGACGATGCCGCCAAGGGGGCGCGCCAGGTAGCCGGCGGCGAAGATGCCGAAGGTCTGCATCAGGCGCAGCCATTCGGGCATGTCGGCCGGGAAGAACAACTTGCCGACCACCGTGGCGAAAAACACGAAGATGATGAAGTCGTAGAACTCCAGAGCTCCGCCCAGGGCGGACAGCGAGAGGGTCTTGTAGTCACTGCGGGACAACGGCCGGGACGGCTGCTCGATACTGCTCTGCACGGAGGTCATCGCTGTTCTTTCTCTTGTAGGTCTGCGGACCGCTTGGCATGCGGTTTCTGGATTGGATAGGCAGCGAAGATAGCAAATTGCCGAGCCGCGCTCATAGCGGTACAAAATCCATACAGATATTCATGAATGTGCGGTCGTCGCTGGCTGTGCAGGTATATATACTGCCCGCTCGTAGGAAAAGGTTGCTTCCATTTTGGGAAGTTGTGCGAAAACGTCGGTCATTGTTGTCAGACTGTTTCGCAGAGATTCCCTTTGGCCGCCTCGCGAAGCGAAATCAGCGTAGTATGCGTGATGCTGAATCGTTTTTACGGCGTCCTTCATTGCGCCACCAACGAAGCTTCACGGGTCAGAGGCCCCACGGCATGATTGAACTCGAACAAGAAGATCCTATCCCGCAGGGCGACCTGGCCTTGCAGATCACCGCGCTGCCGCGCGAGACCAATGGTTTCGGCGATATCTTCGGCGGCTGGCTGGTCGCCCAGATGGACCTGGCCGGCACCGCCATGGCCAGCCGCGTCGCCGGTGGCCGGGTGGCCACGGTGGCCATCGACCGCATGGCATTCCTGGTGCCGGTGGCAGTGGGCGCGCAGCTGTCCTTCTATACCCAGACCCTGGAGATCGGCCGCAGCTCGATCCAGATGATGGTCGAGGTGTGGAGCGACGACCCGCTGTCCAGCGAATGGCGCAAGGTCACCGAAGCCGTGTTCGTGTTCGTCGCCATCGATGGCAGCGGTCGCACCCGCTCGGTGCCTCGTCGCTGAGCCGAGCGAGCGGTAAACTCATTGCACGTCACCGGGTCCAACGGCCTGACAGACAATCAATGAGACGAGCGCAATGGCTAACTTCACGGTCGAGACCGAGCTTCACGGCGAACTCAATTGCTGGCGCATTACCAGCGAGCAGGCCGAACTATTGATCGCCCAGCAGGGCGCACAGGTCCTCAGCTACCAGCGAATCGGCGAACCGCCGCTGCTGTGGCTGAGCGACCAGGCCATTTTCCGCAAGGGCAAGTCGGTGCGCGCCGGCGCGCCGGTGTGCTGGCCGTGGTTCGGCATCTTCGAACGCAACCCGGATTCGGTCAAAGCCATGTTCAAGGGCGAGCAGCCACCGGCCCATGGCCTGGTGCGCGGGCGCGACTGGCAGTTGCTGGGGGCCGAGAAGCACGGCGAAAACCTGCACATCGAATTCGAACTACCCGAAGCCCAGGGCGATCTGCCGGGTTGGGCCCACGAAGTCCAGCTCAAGCTGCTGGTGGAACTGGGCGACCAGCTGAAGCTGACCCTGACCAGCTACAACCTCGGCCATTCCGACGTCACCCTGAGCCAGGCCCTGCACAGCTACTTCGCGGTAAGCGACGTGCGCCAGGTGCAGGTGGAAGGCGTGGACGGGTTGGCCTATATCGAAACCCTGGCCAACTGGGAGCAACGCCAGCAGCAGGGCAACCTGGGTTTCGCGGGCGAGATCGACCGCATCTACCTGAACGCCCCCGAGCGCCTGGCCATCGTCGACCCGCACTGGAACCGACGCATCACCCTGCAGGCCGGCGGCTCACGCACCGCGGTCATCTGGAACCCCTGGACCGAGCGGGCCCGCGACCTGCCGGACATGGCCGACGATGGCTGGCAGCGCATGCTGTGCATCGAGACGGCGAATGTGATGGATGACGTGGTGGTGCTCAAGCCGGGGGCGAGTCATGCGATGAGCGTGGCGATCGGTAGCGAAGTGCTCTGAGGTTTCCAGGACCGCTACGCGGTCCTTTCGCGACACAAGGCCGTTCCCACAGGATTCGCGTGATCCCTGTGGGCGCGGCCTTGCGTCGCGACGGGCTGCAAAGCAGTCCCGGATGCGTTACAGGTCGGCATCCTCCACCACCCTCACCTGCCCCGCCTCCAGCGCATACGCCGCATCCGCCAGGTCATTGCTGACCGTCTCCACCTTCAGCGTGCCGGTCACCCACAACGGCGTGTAGATGTCATCGATCTTCAACCCTTTCGGATAACGCACCAGCACCAGCTGGTTCGGTGGCGGTGGCGGAACATGGATGCAGGCGCCCGGGTACGGCACGAGGAAGAACAGCGTGCTGTTGCCCTTGGCATCGCTTTCCAACGGCACCGGATACCCGCCCAGGCGGATCTGCTTGCCGTTCATCGCTGCCACGGTCTTGGTCGAGTACATCACCGCCGGCAAGCCCTTGCTCTGCTTCAGGCCACCCTTGGCAGTGAAGGTCCCTTGGGCTTCCGGGGAGTCGTGGTCGATCTCGGGCATCTGCTCGAGGGCTTTCTGGTCCGACTTGGGCATCAGCTCAAGCCAGTCGGTCTCGGGCAATTCGGCATGGGCCAGGGCGCTGGCCAGCAGCAGGGGGACGAGGAATAACGCACGCATGGGAATGCTCGGCAACTCGGGGACTGAATTGCCGGCATTCTAACGTGTGTTCAGCTCTTCTTGATGAAGCCGTAGATCACCAGGAGGATGATCGCGCCGACCAGGGCCCCGAAGAAGCCCGCGGCCTGCCCGGCCTGGTAGATGCCAAGGGCTTGCCCGCCATAGGTGGCAGCCAGGGAGCCGGCGATGCCGAGGAGGATGGTCATGATCCAGCCCATGCTGTCGTCACCCGGTTTCAGGAAACGCGCCAGCAGGCCGACGATCAGGCCAATGAAGATGGTTCCAATGATGCCCATGGCAATCCCTCTGTGATGAACATGAAACATGCCAAAGCCTAGTCAGCGCTTTGGCATGTTGCCATCTCAGAGCGGCATTGCCGGGCAGAAGTTCGATCAGCCGGCGATCAAGGCCTCTACTTCGGCAATCTTGGCCTTGAGGGTGGCCATGTCGGCGCAGCGCAGGGTGGCATGGCCGACTTTGCGTCCGACCTTGAACGCCTTGCCGTAGTGGTGCAGGTGGCAATCGTCGATGGCCAAGACCTTGTCCACTGGCGGTACTTCGCCGATGAAGTTGAGCATGGCGCTCTCACCCACCTTGGCGGTCGAACCCAACGGCAGGCCGGCGACGGCACGCAGGTGGTTCTCGAACTGGCTGCATTCGCTGCCTTCTATGGTCCAGTGCCCGGAGTTGTGCACGCGCGGGGCGATCTCGTTGGCCTTCAGGCCGCCGTCGACCTCGAAGAACTCGAACGCCATGACACCGACATAGTCCAGCTTCTGCAGCACGCGGCCGACGTAGTCTTCGGCCAGGGCCTGCAGCGGATGCGCCTCGCTGGCCACCGACAATTTCAGGATGCCGCTGTCGTGGGTGTTGTGCACCAACGGGTAGAAGCGGGTTTCGCCATCGCGGGCACGCACGGCCACCAGCGACACTTCGCCGGTGAACGGTACGAAACCTTCCAGCAAGCAGGGCACGCTGCCCAGCTCGGCGAAGGTGCCCACCACGTCCTCAGGCTTGCGCAGGACCTTCTGGCCCTTGCCGTCATACCCCAGGGTACGGGTCTTGAGCACGGCCGGCAGACCGATGCTGGCGACGGCGGCATCCAGGTCCGCTTGCGAGAGGATGTCGGCGAAAGCCGGGGTCGGAATCCCCAGGTCGCGGAACATGCTCTTTTCGAACAGACGATCGCGGGCAATGCGCAGGGCCTCGGCACTCGGATAGACCGGCACGAACTGCGAGAGGAAGGCGACGGTTTCGGCCGGCACGCTCTCGAACTCGAAGGTCACCAGGTCGACTTCGTCGGCCAACTGGCGCAGGTGGTCCTGGTCGCCGTAGTCGGCGCGCAGGTGCTCGCCCAGCGGCGCGGCGCAAGCGTCCGGGGCCGGGTCGAGGAAGGCGAAGTTCATGCCCAGCGGGGTGCCCGCAAGGGCCAGCATGCGGCCCAGCTGGCCGCCACCGATTACACCGATCTTCATAGCGTCAACCTCAAGCCTGGCGCGGGTCTGGATTGTCCAGAACGGTGTCGGTCTGCTCGGTG
This window of the Pseudomonas mosselii genome carries:
- a CDS encoding DUF3299 domain-containing protein, whose protein sequence is MRALFLVPLLLASALAHAELPETDWLELMPKSDQKALEQMPEIDHDSPEAQGTFTAKGGLKQSKGLPAVMYSTKTVAAMNGKQIRLGGYPVPLESDAKGNSTLFFLVPYPGACIHVPPPPPNQLVLVRYPKGLKIDDIYTPLWVTGTLKVETVSNDLADAAYALEAGQVRVVEDADL
- a CDS encoding GlsB/YeaQ/YmgE family stress response membrane protein — protein: MGIIGTIFIGLIVGLLARFLKPGDDSMGWIMTILLGIAGSLAATYGGQALGIYQAGQAAGFFGALVGAIILLVIYGFIKKS
- a CDS encoding 5-(carboxyamino)imidazole ribonucleotide synthase; this translates as MKIGVIGGGQLGRMLALAGTPLGMNFAFLDPAPDACAAPLGEHLRADYGDQDHLRQLADEVDLVTFEFESVPAETVAFLSQFVPVYPSAEALRIARDRLFEKSMFRDLGIPTPAFADILSQADLDAAVASIGLPAVLKTRTLGYDGKGQKVLRKPEDVVGTFAELGSVPCLLEGFVPFTGEVSLVAVRARDGETRFYPLVHNTHDSGILKLSVASEAHPLQALAEDYVGRVLQKLDYVGVMAFEFFEVDGGLKANEIAPRVHNSGHWTIEGSECSQFENHLRAVAGLPLGSTAKVGESAMLNFIGEVPPVDKVLAIDDCHLHHYGKAFKVGRKVGHATLRCADMATLKAKIAEVEALIAG